GCCGATGGGTATACCCGTAAAGCAAGCGTCTGAATAATTCCTAGTCCCAGAGTTTGACGGGGAATTACTCACCGTGGCTGCACGTGGTAGCCCCCTTTTCGTGGTGGACGGGACGGCATCAAGGGACACCCATGGATTCCATTCGGAAAAATCCCCAGACAGACCCTTGTTTAATCACTAGGATTGAGACGAGCTGACCTGAAGCTCAATTTGCGGTGCTGCCACACCCGCCATCAATCTATTTGTTGATCAATGCTAAGATTGTCGCAAAGGGCATCTCGCCTTTGAGAAGCATTCACTGAGAGTACCTACCTGGGTTTCAGTGCGACCGCGTTCTTATCTGCTTTGACTTACAGTACTGTAATTCTAGACTCTCTCCCTCCTTCGGCTGGCTCGGAACGACACTGGATGAAATGAATCAATCAGTCAATTGAGGCCGCCCCTGACTCGATCGACAGCAGCCCAACCGGTGGCAATACAGAGTTTCCACCCTTCGACTACTGTACTCCGCGCGTCTCGTTTTGCCTTGGTTTCCTGCGCCAGTGACAGCCGTTCGCTTGTCCTCGAGGCGACCCTTGCCACCAATTTACTTTGTCGTTCACCGCGACTTTCTTTAACAtcaagcctttttttttttttttttttttgggagaaAATTACCCACAAAAACTTAGGTCAAGCGTCGAAACTGGGAAACCCGGGCGCAATTAATGGAAGTACAGCCGCAGATAATGACAGCATGCTCACCATAGCCGAGTCGTCCGATTGCCCTGTTTCGTCGAGAGGAGGGTCCGCGGAGCCAATTGAGACGACTGGTCGTCTTAATACTGGAGTGGCCAGCGTGGATGCGAGAGTGAACGAAGAGCTGGCGTTGTCGGTTGTAGGCCGTTGATCAAAATCAACGGGTAGGCAGAAGCAGAGAATTGGATTGGGTACTGTTCATCACTACACACACAGTCATTACCTATTGAGGCCTCGCAAAAAAGTATCGTCGTGTCTAATCGACACCTCGTGTCGTACCGTACAGCGGAAAGCGGCCCCACTTTAGCAAAGAGCTTCCTTGACCTTCATCCCATCTGCGACTCCAACAAGCCGCGGTACGTAGGATTACTTCCTGCTATTCCTTGTGTTTGCGCCCTCAACACACACTTTCAACCGTCAGTCAACGACAAACGGCTATCCCAAATCAGTCAATGCTCACACAAACAAACCTCGACGTCTCAAATTTCACAAATTCATAATTTCATAATCCCTACCTCCCGCGCCGCGATCTCCAGTGTCTGGCGCGTCCTCTGCCGACCCGCTTCAGATCCCCTCCCCTGTCGCGCGCGACCAGAAAACTCGACCACTTACTTTCCGTGCGCCACCAGAATTTTGACCCTGGCAAGCTCTCCCCAGCCTCCTCAATATCATCCTCTCTAGCTGCCCCCCGACCATACCCAAAGCCCAACGTCGCTTCCTCTTTCAGATTTCTCTCACCCAACCTCTTTTTGAATCCCAAATCGACTTTGCAGTAAGTGTCCTTTCCCAATTATCCACCAAGCAGCTCGGTtcggctctttttttttttgtttttgtttttgcgcaCCAAACTCGCCTGCAGTAGTGTATCTTGTCAACTGTCAGCTCAAGACTGCGCCTTACGCTTACACTCCAAAAACCAAATGGCTGGTAGTCGCGGTGCTGGATTCCCTCGCAACCACACAAAATCACACGAGCTTGTTTCCGTCGCCACCCTGGTGGTGACGCTCAAAGCTGTCCACAATACCAGCTCTACGTGCCCATGAAGAGCACCCCACAAGCTTGACCGACCCAAACTTTGAATCTTACGACCGTTACGAACGTTACGACCACCCAACCACCTTATAtcagcgccagcagcagcatcaccTTCCTCCTCGCACCCCCACTCCCCTCCTCGTCCGCGACCACGACGGACGATCCACGCCCTCCTCGCACAGATCTCTCAGACGCACCCCAAAGTTCGAGGCTGCCACTTCGAGCCCTAGGTCCAGCCAGCGAACTCCTCGAAGGGTCCACCTCGAGGCTGTCTCTGTTGGGATAAGTCCTATTGCACTTTTCTCAACAGCCGGGCCGCCGGGAACCCCTCTCGATAAGGGAAAGGCCAAGGAGGTTGCACCGCTTCCGGAGCAGAGCCAGACCCGCCAAGAATCTACTGCACCTGAAAGGCCTGTTGGCCAGCCCCCAAGGCGGATACTCTCTCAAGATCTAAGCGAGGATCCCGACGATCAAGATTCTACTGCTCCTGCAGAGTCTCCTAGAGAAAAACGCGTCTCGTTTGTTTCACAGAAGACAGGGCCTGAACCTCATCCCGTCCTTCGCATCTCCAAGCACACGCACAGTGCCATCCTCTGGGCCCTCGAGGAAGCCTTGCGTTATCCTAATCCCTTCACGCCGGATCTGATTGAAGAGAGCGCATCCATGGCCGATCTCCTACATGGAGGCCCGGCGACGACCAATGGGCAGGCTCCAGGATCATCCCGCCCAACGGCACCGCCGGCTCCTGTAGGCTCGCCCGCCAGCGGCATACGTGGTCCTAAGATGATCATGCAGGAACGACGCGAGCGTGAGCAGCGGCGCAAGGATGAAGCGACGCGTCGGGAAGCAGAGGCGCGAGAGAGAGAGGAATTAGAACGCGACGCACAAGCCGATCAGGAGCAGCGCATATGGGAGGAGCGCGAGCGCCAGCTCCGGCTTGAGCAACAGAGGCAGCAGGAGATCTCAAAGGAACTTCAGATGCGCGAGCGCGAGAGAAGGgctcaacaacaacaacaagctgCTGGCGCTGATATACCACCCCAATCAATAGATCCAGCAATTCAACGGAGGCAACAGAGAGCCGCCGAAGCGCATGCAGCGCGATTATTAGATGCACAACGACACGTATCACAAACTCAGGGTATTGCGGCAGGACAGCAATTGTCGCACGGCTCACAGCATAGGAGGTCTTCACAAACCCAACAACCAGGAGCACAACATGCAGGAGGTCCCAGCTTCTCGGGCCCGCCCCCAACATCAGCCGTACCTGCTCCCACAAGTGGGCCTGGCTACCAGACTGCCGAGCCGTCTGCAACAGGCGCCAACTCGAGCCGTCCTAGGAACTCATTTCCCCACGCATTTGAGCGGTGGGAGGCTCTATCGGCGCATTGGGAGGGCCTGACAAGCTTCTGGATTCGTCGCCTGCAGCAGCACACAGAGGAGATTGAGCGTGACCCGCTCTCACAGCAGCTTGCGAGACAGAACACCGACCTCTCAGCCGCGGGCGCCAATCTCTTCCATGCAGTAGTCGAGCTGCAGCGATTGCGTGCCTCTTCAGAGCGCAAGTTCCAGCGCTGGTTCTTTGAGACCCGGACGGAGATTGAGAAGCTTCAGGAGCAAAATGCTATCCTGAACAGAACTATAGAAGAAGAGAGACAGCAACACGCAGACGCGATTCGCGACGCAGTAGAGCACGAGGGCGCCAATAGCAAGATACAGCGGCAGTTGGCCGAAATGCGCAAAGAGTTGCTCATCAGCAAGGAGGAGGCACGGCGGGCCTGGGAGGAGCTGGGCAGGAGAGAGGAGGCCGAGCGGGAATGGACGCAGAGCTTGCAACATGGCCTGCCCACTAGCGTTGGTGGTGTCCAGGTCGTGCCGATGAACGCAGGCATCCCCTCGCGCAACACTAGTACTAGAGATGGCGcgcatcagcagcaacaacaacaacagccgcagcagcagcaggtcgaGTACGGTTCATCGGCACAGGCTGGCCCAAGTGGATCACACCGACCGGCATCCTCTGGCAGCCATAGCGCGAACATGCCACCGACGACAAGCAGTGGCGGTCAGGCATACTACCAACCACAAATGCCGGCGGCTGCAGTACATGAGCAGCGCAGCTACGGCGATGGTCGGTCAGAGGGTGGATATAGCGAAGGCGAGTATGCCATCGACTCTCACGGCAACTTCATCCGCGATTCGATGGGCAACAAGATTCCTTTCCGAGGTGGCACCACATCACCCGCCGAGGAGGGAGCGCCTTCTGACCTGGGACACCACATGGCGGAGGACTACGACATGATGCCGCCTGGGAGCTCGCACAGTGGCGGTATCCCGCCAGCGCTGACgtacccgccgccgccccgggAGCCTCCTCAGTGGCAGCAGGAGCCCCAGCCCCCATCTGCAGACTATGCAGGCCAGGGATACGGCGCTCCCGGATGGGAGACAGTTCCTAGGCATAGGCACCCGACGCGTTTGAGTGTGATCGAGGAAGATGAGAGGAGTCGGGCCAGCAAGACCACGAGCCAGATCAGTCGACCTTGAAAGGGAGTCATCCCACTCCAGTGGCGATTCCGCTGTCTTGATCAACGTACATCACAGAGGTTACGCAACAGTAACAGTATTTGTTTGTGGAACAAAGCGCGTCGGCTATGGCTACATGTGGATTGGTACAGCCGGCATGGTTGCATGAATATCCCAAACAAGAAACCAACCACGTGCcttgtttcttcttctcaaTTTAATTTTGTATTTGATCTTTGAATCTACAAAGGCGAGGCGTTTCAAAATATTGCGGACATTGCTCCAGACACTGGCTGGAGTCCTTGCATTTTTAAATCTTTTCTTTAGATTCTTTTCTTACAATCGATGGGCTTTCGTTCCTTCATCTCTACTTAACTTCCTCcccgtctttttttccttattGTTCATACAAGGGGTTGTGGCTGAAGGTTCTATTTTACTCGGGAATGGCTTATTACTTCGTTCCGGAAAGTCTGGAGTGGTCTTATTATCTTCCCTCAAAATTCTCTTATACTGCAGCTTCGTTTTATTAACTCAACATGGCTGTTGAAGTTAATAGCTACTATCTACCTTCTACATCATCACCCGGCGAGGTTTTCGGCTTTGGCGGAGGCGATGGCTTGACTTTTCAgggcctttttttgttgcctTGAGTATCGATGACTTACTGGATACATTGGGAGGTTATTTCTTTCCCCCCATCAATTTCAGAAGAGAGGTGGATGTAATGGGGCTCAGAGTATCAAAAAATTGTACAATGATCTTTTTTCAATTCTTCACATTTCACATGCTTTTTAATGCTGTGACGTCGGTGGTCTGATGATTGTTCCTTTCTTGGCCTATCCTGACAAGAGATTCAGACACGTTATTGTGCATGTTGTTAGTACAACACCGTAACATGTCAATCAAGAGGCAGTTCCTTGATAAAACTGTGCCACTGTTGACGCCATCCCGACGCGCGTTACTGGTGGCGCTCCCTTGTTCAAACCAATGATCCTGAAAGGAGCTGGCGGGatgactgactgacttgaGAGCTGTAGCTAGGGACTAAGCTAGCAAGCTACGAACCTGGCCCCGCCAAAAATGTGGATTGACGTCACATGCCAAAAGTGTGAGcttgcttgtttttttcagggtcACACGGGAATGGGAAGGGACGATCAATTGGCTTTTTGCTCCTTATCGctccctttttgttttgtgtccCTTTGGGAATTGGGTACCCCTGCTAAATTCCTCCTGCTCTATTCGATTTTGTTCGAAATGCAACGATACAGAAAGACTGCTGGTCGGGTCtattctagtctagacctagtcCCGAATCCTACTGTTACGGTCGGGGGGACAAGGTAGATTGGCCttgtcttattttttttcccctacCGGGTCAGGTGCCTGtatgccgctgctgctggactGGCTGGCAATCTCGCCCGGTGAATGCCAGCAACGGTTCTTTGATGCAGTTCTTTTCCCCGGAAAGAGGCTTGGGCCTTGATTTTCATTATTGACGTAGACataatttttattattattcaaAGCTACCTTCCCCCAggcactcttttttttttgttcgaaTGACAGCTTGGTGTTGTATGTGAAAACCTAGGTACAAACGGTTTAGTTTCCCAGAAGTGCACAGTGATAGATAGGTAGACATCTGTTTCTTAAACGCGCGCCCCCTCCTCCACATTTTATCGTTCCCCCAGCCCCAGAGAAACAGGTGGTGAGTTGGAAGCCGCCACCCCTCCCACACCTTTTAGGCTTGAAGCGGCCTTTCAATTCACAATccctctctcttttcttAACAAACAACTCAAACACGTCTTCATTGCAACGTCTTTTGCCTAAGCCTTACGCCTTTGCAACAAAGTACCAGACTTGCAAACTGACACTTTTTGCATTCCTGATTATCGCGTGTCCCCATTCCAGAAAAGACCCCGCAGAAAGGGAATTGGGATAAAAGCAAAAGCATCAGACCATAAAAGAGACGGCGTGCACATCAAGAACGGTCTACTTTCAAAGCTCAAAAAAAGGGTACATATAATTACCTCATCCAACACACGGTCAGGGAAAACAACGCCATGTCGTCACATCCCTCCCCcggcctcggccagcagCCGTTGAAGTCGGCGCTCAAGACGGATGACGAGGCGGCGGAACGGTCGCCCGCCGTCAAAGGTTAgtactttctttttctattcCTTTTTATTCTCTCTGTCTCAGGTTTTTATTTACTCGATGTTCGGGCatattttccccctctcccAGAAGTGGTTTACTATTACTTGCATCGGTTGAAACAAAGTCTTGTTATCCCCCTGCCACTTATATTTTTCACTTTCCTCCTTTCCCAGATTCGTCACGCACATGGGGTCGGGGCCAGATAAGAAGTGATAGGGCCTGGAATTCACCGCTAGCATGTGTTTTTCCCAGTATGGGGTCAAGTGGTCCGGTAACTCAAAATGTTTGTTCGGGATAAGGGGTCCTAGTTGGCAAGTGTCAAGACACCTTCCAGTCAGGGAAAGGAGACGGGAAGAGAGGTACACTCCATTGGCTCCCCATGGGTGCCGCTACCCCAGACTGTATCACAGGGCCACGTTCTGAAAGCATGGATGTGTGGAATTGATAAAAAGGCGGCTGGCTGCCACACTCGGCTGTTATCACGCCATGCCTTATTTGTTCTTTTGCATTCTGTTCCCCTGCCTTGATCCTCGTAACCAGGTCCAACTGTAATGGAAAAGAAACTGTGTCTTTCCTTGAAGTCTCACCAATGCCTTTCTCGTTCTTCCACGATCACTCTAGTCAAGCTGACTATTCGGGTATGAAGACTGGTGTTGTCGCACCTCATCTCTTTTCCACAACAGAGCCAACCTGATTCCTGGCAAAAGAGACAATCAAGCCCCGATAGCTAACCTTCAAGCCACCAGCCGTGCAAATTGCCGAGCCAGAAATGACAAAGATAGAACCGGCGCAGCAGGCGCCAGGGTCACCCGAGGATGGGTTTAGGAAGCAGTTCACGGCCGGTCTGGCTAAGAGACTGAGCGGTCGTCTTCCCGCGGGCTCGTCGCGCTCTTCTCTCATGAGCAACGCCAGCGGGGATGCGCCCAACAGCACCGCTAGCTCCACCGACTCGACCCAACAGATCGCAGAAGAGAAgcaccatcggcaccatcaCCATTTTCACCTGCGCCACAGGAGTAACTCGATAGAgcaccagcaacagcagcagcagcagcaacagcagcagcagggtgggcacgtggatagcaggctcgTGATGCAGGTCCTGCAGTGGATTGGGCgtgagaaggagaagaaggaatCTAGAAGGAAAAGGCGAATGACTAGGCACCGCAAGTCCAAGTCGCCTCCAAGCACCGATGACGCCTCGGGCATGCAGGCATCTCCATCACGGCCGAGGGCCGACTCGATCGATTCGGACGGAAGTGATGTGTCTCTGGATCAACTGCAAAAGATTGTAGATGAGGGCCTTGCCGCTATGGGGATAGACCCTGCCACTGCTGCATCCGCTACTAACCCGCCCCGAGTGaacccccgccgccgatTGAGCAAGCACAAGAGCCGCTCTTCGCTGCAGCTCTATCGCGCAGTATCATCGGACACGGACTATGTCGACGGCGACGTCTTGGTGCCCAGCTGCGACGCGGTGCTGGACAACTCCAAAACGCTTAGCTTTTCGGGCGGCAAGGCCGCGTCGACAGAGGACCTGGCGGCCGCCCAGAGCCGTCGCGAGGAGAAGGAGCGCCAGGCCTGGTCGACGTTCAAGGGCGAGATTTTGCGACTGGCGCACACGCTCAAGCTCAAGGGCTGGCGTCGCGTGCCGTTGGAGTGCGGCGACGGCCTTGCGGTAGAGCGGCTGAGCGGCGCGCTCACCAACGCCGTCTACGTCGTGTCCCCGCCGACCGAGATTGTCAGCAACATGAGCATTGACGACGTGAGCAAAAAGCCTAAGAAGCCGCCACCAAAGCTGCTGCTCCGCATCTACGGCCCGCAGGTGGAGCAGCTCATCGACCGTGAAAAGGAACTCGGAGTTCTCAAGCGGCTGGCGCGCAAGAAGATCGGCCCGCGCATGCTGGGCACCTTCACCAACGGCCGGTTCGAGCAGTACCTCAACGCGACAACGCTGACGGCTGCCAACCTGCGCGAGCCCGAGACGTCCAAAATGATCGCCAAGCGCATGAAGGAGCTTCACGTCGGCGTAGAGCTGCTCGAGAGCGAGCTCGCCGCCGGACCCAACGTATGGGTGAACTGGGATAGCTGGCTGGACGCTGTGGAGCGTACGGTGCTTGCGCTCGACAAGAAGGTGCTCGAGAGCCCGGCTGATGCGAAGGACTGGAGAAAGGGCGGGTTCGTCTGCGGTGTCGAGTGGCACGTATTCAAGGGGCTTGTGGAGAGGTACCGGGTCCACCTGACGGAGCACCATGGAGGTCAGAAGAAGATTCGGGAGAAGCTGGTGTTTGCACACAACGATGTGAGTCTCGTCGCCGGCTGCTCCTACAAAGGAAAGGGGCTGGAAGCGAATACCAATCAAGGACAGGAAAACTGACACCTGTGCACCACAGACACAATACGGCAACATTCTCCGCATCCGTCCCGACGACGAAAAGTCACCACTGCTGCAGCCAGCCAACGAGCACAAGCAGCTGGTGGTGATCGACTTTGAGTATGCAGCAGCAAACACGCCGGGCCTCGAGTTCGCGAACCATTTTACCGAATGGACATACAACTACCACGACGCCGTGGCACCGCACGCATGCAATGCCTCGCGCTATCCAACGCCCGAACAGCAACGGCGATTTGTGCGAGCCTACGTCGACCACAGCCACCCCCGCCGGccttcatcgtcatcgtcatcgtcatcgttggCTCAGACGCCTACGATGAACGCCACGACCAGCACCTCGTCCATCGTCGACTTCATGCTGGATGCGCGCGTGCCACCTGGCGGTtggaaggaggaggagacgCGGCGCGACGCCGA
Above is a genomic segment from Pyricularia oryzae 70-15 chromosome 7, whole genome shotgun sequence containing:
- a CDS encoding choline kinase is translated as MSSHPSPGLGQQPLKSALKTDDEAAERSPAVKAVQIAEPEMTKIEPAQQAPGSPEDGFRKQFTAGLAKRLSGRLPAGSSRSSLMSNASGDAPNSTASSTDSTQQIAEEKHHRHHHHFHLRHRSNSIEHQQQQQQQQQQQQGGHVDSRLVMQVLQWIGREKEKKESRRKRRMTRHRKSKSPPSTDDASGMQASPSRPRADSIDSDGSDVSLDQLQKIVDEGLAAMGIDPATAASATNPPRVNPRRRLSKHKSRSSLQLYRAVSSDTDYVDGDVLVPSCDAVLDNSKTLSFSGGKAASTEDLAAAQSRREEKERQAWSTFKGEILRLAHTLKLKGWRRVPLECGDGLAVERLSGALTNAVYVVSPPTEIVSNMSIDDVSKKPKKPPPKLLLRIYGPQVEQLIDREKELGVLKRLARKKIGPRMLGTFTNGRFEQYLNATTLTAANLREPETSKMIAKRMKELHVGVELLESELAAGPNVWVNWDSWLDAVERTVLALDKKVLESPADAKDWRKGGFVCGVEWHVFKGLVERYRVHLTEHHGGQKKIREKLVFAHNDTQYGNILRIRPDDEKSPLLQPANEHKQLVVIDFEYAAANTPGLEFANHFTEWTYNYHDAVAPHACNASRYPTPEQQRRFVRAYVDHSHPRRPSSSSSSSSLAQTPTMNATTSTSSIVDFMLDARVPPGGWKEEETRRDAESDIKIRALLEETRLWRPANSAQWVAWGVVQAKLPAGVAREVEAAKKVDEAKKAEEAKLNNDNIDEQERPKTEKEQEAEAVAEAAAINEEEAVADEFDYLGYARERAMFFLGDCVLMGLIKLEDLPEATRDKVKFVDY